A stretch of the Kushneria konosiri genome encodes the following:
- the rlmE gene encoding 23S rRNA (uridine(2552)-2'-O)-methyltransferase RlmE, with amino-acid sequence MKHSKSSRRWLDEHVNDPFVKRAQKDGLRSRSSYKLIELNEKDKLIRPGMLVMDLGSAPGGWSQVAGRIVGDKGRVIATDILPMDVLDHVDFIQGDFTEDDVLEQLLAQIDGRPVDLIVSDIAPNISGVDAADQAASMYLVELTLDMVRRVLKPGGDYAVKVFQGEGSEEFLKDVRTSFEKVVIRKPEASRPRSREVYLVGKGFKG; translated from the coding sequence ATGAAACACTCCAAAAGCAGCCGCCGTTGGCTGGATGAACACGTGAACGACCCCTTCGTCAAACGCGCCCAGAAGGATGGCCTGCGCTCGCGCTCCAGCTACAAGCTGATCGAGCTCAACGAGAAGGACAAGCTCATCCGCCCCGGCATGCTCGTCATGGACCTGGGGTCCGCGCCGGGCGGCTGGTCGCAGGTCGCGGGCCGAATCGTGGGCGACAAGGGCCGGGTGATCGCCACCGACATCCTGCCCATGGACGTGCTGGACCACGTTGATTTCATTCAGGGCGACTTCACGGAAGATGACGTCCTTGAGCAGCTGCTCGCGCAGATTGATGGCCGGCCGGTCGACCTGATCGTGTCCGATATCGCCCCTAATATTAGCGGTGTTGATGCCGCGGATCAGGCCGCGTCCATGTACCTGGTGGAACTGACGCTGGACATGGTCCGACGCGTGCTCAAGCCGGGCGGGGACTATGCGGTCAAGGTGTTCCAGGGCGAAGGCTCGGAGGAATTTCTCAAGGATGTGCGTACTTCCTTTGAGAAGGTGGTCATTCGCAAGCCCGAGGCGTCGCGGCCTCGGTCCAGAGAAGTGTACCTTGTGGGCAAGGGCTTCAAGGGCTAG
- a CDS encoding MFS transporter, translating into MPDASRIVTCLIAAGAFALGMASYVTAGLIPLIEKDLDVTTALAAQLVTAFTLAYAIGSPITVAMMPAHRQRAGLLGMLALFVAANALSAVAPDMATLMGLRAAAGLAAGTYLALGIAAASRLSPDHQRGRTIAIIMGGMASGTVLGVPAGLWLATHLGWQAALWLISLIGAVALVGLMRWLPALSPVTQSSLQQKLGILKDGLVIRLLGISLLAAVASLGLYTFMAPLVRAYTEHSITPFLWVWGVGGVLGSFLIGSLVDRFSNLRITAGIMTLLGVSLIALPLALSLNPWAGLLPILLWGAVGWALQVPQNNALMKAREASGDGHLAVALNESALYLGSALAAGAGGVWLLLGWPVWGLAVAAGAIGLMGLGICLPTSRGRDRVSHPVRRGDV; encoded by the coding sequence ATGCCTGATGCCTCCCGAATCGTGACCTGCCTGATTGCCGCCGGTGCCTTTGCGCTTGGCATGGCCTCCTATGTGACCGCGGGGCTCATCCCACTGATCGAAAAGGATCTTGACGTGACCACCGCGCTCGCCGCACAGCTGGTCACGGCCTTTACGCTGGCCTACGCCATCGGCTCGCCGATCACAGTGGCAATGATGCCGGCCCATCGACAACGCGCCGGACTGCTCGGCATGCTCGCCCTGTTCGTGGCCGCCAATGCGCTCAGCGCCGTGGCACCCGACATGGCGACGCTCATGGGCCTTCGCGCCGCGGCCGGGCTGGCCGCCGGTACCTATCTCGCCCTGGGCATTGCCGCCGCTTCAAGACTTTCCCCGGATCACCAGCGCGGGCGTACCATCGCCATCATCATGGGCGGCATGGCCAGCGGCACCGTTTTGGGCGTACCCGCCGGGCTCTGGCTGGCTACTCATCTGGGCTGGCAGGCAGCACTGTGGCTGATCAGCCTGATCGGGGCGGTCGCCCTGGTCGGCCTGATGCGCTGGCTGCCGGCGCTGTCACCGGTGACTCAAAGTTCGCTCCAACAGAAACTCGGCATCCTGAAGGATGGGCTTGTGATCAGGCTTTTGGGCATTTCCCTGCTCGCGGCCGTGGCAAGCCTTGGGCTCTATACCTTCATGGCACCGCTGGTCAGGGCGTACACCGAGCACAGCATCACGCCCTTTTTATGGGTCTGGGGTGTGGGTGGCGTGCTGGGCAGTTTTCTAATTGGCTCTCTGGTCGATCGGTTCAGCAATCTCCGGATCACCGCCGGCATCATGACACTACTGGGGGTGTCACTGATCGCCCTGCCGCTGGCGCTCTCGTTGAACCCCTGGGCCGGGCTTTTACCCATCCTCCTCTGGGGCGCGGTGGGCTGGGCACTGCAGGTCCCGCAGAACAACGCATTGATGAAAGCGCGAGAGGCCAGCGGCGATGGCCACCTGGCGGTCGCGCTCAACGAATCCGCGCTGTATCTCGGCAGCGCCCTGGCCGCCGGGGCCGGTGGTGTGTGGCTTTTGCTTGGCTGGCCGGTATGGGGACTGGCCGTGGCGGCCGGGGCAATTGGGCTAATGGGGCTGGGTATCTGTTTGCCCACAAGTCGAGGAAGAGACCGGGTATCGCATCCAGTACGTCGAGGAGATGTTTGA
- a CDS encoding helix-turn-helix transcriptional regulator: MTPSRTLNRTRHELARFLTTRRARVSPQEVGLPAGQRRRTPGLRREEVAALAGVGVTWYTWLEQGRDINVSARFLDNLSRALRLDAAERRHLFLLTHQRPPVEPGQTFCDVPPLIKRLMADLAQRPCYVLNLRWDVLTWNEAADRLFHFSTQPPEQRNLLWMLFAEPALQALMHDWENEVAAILSSFRRDYIKASDDPAMPSLVQMLEGVSETFRTLWHQHEVHAPCQGRRWFNIEGVGPVEFEHTSLIIDESRHLRLVYYAALDE, encoded by the coding sequence ATGACGCCATCGCGCACGCTCAACCGTACGCGCCATGAACTGGCCCGATTTTTAACCACCCGGCGGGCGCGCGTGTCGCCACAGGAGGTCGGGCTGCCGGCCGGTCAGCGTCGTCGAACCCCGGGGCTGCGACGCGAAGAGGTCGCGGCGCTGGCAGGCGTCGGCGTGACCTGGTACACGTGGCTCGAGCAGGGCCGTGACATCAACGTGTCGGCCCGGTTTCTGGACAATCTGTCGCGCGCGTTAAGGCTCGATGCCGCCGAGCGGCGTCATCTGTTTCTGCTGACGCATCAGCGCCCACCGGTCGAACCCGGTCAGACCTTTTGTGACGTCCCGCCGTTGATCAAGCGACTCATGGCGGATCTGGCCCAGCGGCCCTGTTATGTACTGAATCTGCGCTGGGATGTTTTAACCTGGAACGAGGCGGCGGACCGGCTGTTTCATTTTTCCACGCAGCCACCGGAGCAGCGCAACCTGCTGTGGATGCTCTTTGCCGAACCTGCCCTGCAGGCGCTGATGCATGACTGGGAGAATGAGGTGGCCGCGATCCTTTCGAGTTTCCGGCGTGATTACATCAAGGCCTCTGACGACCCAGCCATGCCGTCGCTGGTGCAGATGCTGGAAGGCGTTTCGGAAACCTTCAGAACACTCTGGCATCAGCACGAGGTTCATGCGCCCTGTCAGGGGCGGCGATGGTTCAACATTGAAGGTGTCGGGCCGGTCGAGTTCGAGCACACCTCGCTGATCATTGATGAATCCCGCCATCTTCGGCTGGTCTATTACGCCGCTCTGGATGAGTAG
- a CDS encoding GNAT family N-acetyltransferase, which yields MAATDFCIRDYRTADADITLTIFQRAVREVASQNYTPAELEAWAGHIDRHVWANSLERQFTWVAMQESLPAGFASLTEGGHLDMLFVSPDHQRCGVASALLMTAEQAVRQRGMNRMTTEASLTALPFFEAQGFEIVKAQAIERRGQVLRNYRMEKALHEARDAR from the coding sequence ATGGCCGCCACCGACTTTTGCATCCGCGATTACCGCACCGCTGACGCTGATATCACACTCACGATCTTCCAGCGTGCCGTGCGCGAGGTGGCCTCACAGAACTACACCCCGGCTGAACTCGAGGCATGGGCCGGCCACATTGATCGTCACGTCTGGGCCAATAGCCTTGAACGCCAGTTCACCTGGGTTGCGATGCAGGAAAGCCTACCGGCAGGCTTTGCCAGCCTCACCGAAGGCGGGCATCTCGATATGCTGTTTGTCAGTCCCGATCATCAGCGCTGCGGCGTGGCGAGTGCGCTGCTGATGACCGCCGAGCAGGCCGTTCGGCAACGCGGCATGAATCGTATGACGACCGAGGCGAGCCTCACCGCACTCCCCTTTTTCGAGGCTCAGGGCTTTGAGATTGTGAAGGCGCAGGCGATCGAGCGGCGCGGACAGGTGTTGAGAAACTACCGAATGGAGAAGGCGCTCCACGAGGCCCGTGACGCCCGCTGA
- a CDS encoding LysR family transcriptional regulator, with protein MNGKEIAELITFMEVARSQSFRRAASHLGMSPSAVSHIIRSLETRLGVRVLSRTTRSVSLTQAGERLLQRIAPAIGDIRQAVHETAAFQTSPQGRIKINLPRIAAQLVVLPRLQAFLERYPHIEIDLVIDDTLTDIVSQGFDAGIRSGECLQQDMVARQLTPALNMAVVGAPGYFARRPPPQVPTDLHEHVCINYRWSDSNALSAWTFQEGKRRFELRLDHALTLNDTTLIASAVLEGTGLAYLPANHLQTYLDSGELVSVLSSWIPSIPGFYLYYPHREHMPSALRAFVDFMVAPCSN; from the coding sequence ATGAACGGGAAAGAAATCGCCGAACTCATCACATTCATGGAGGTTGCCAGATCGCAGAGTTTTCGCCGTGCTGCGTCACACCTGGGAATGTCGCCATCGGCTGTAAGTCATATCATCCGATCGCTGGAGACAAGGCTGGGGGTCAGAGTGTTGAGTCGCACCACCCGTAGCGTATCGCTCACCCAGGCAGGTGAAAGACTACTACAGCGTATAGCGCCGGCGATCGGTGACATTCGCCAGGCAGTGCATGAAACGGCGGCGTTTCAAACCTCACCGCAAGGCAGGATCAAAATCAATTTACCGCGAATCGCCGCCCAGCTCGTAGTGTTGCCGCGACTTCAAGCCTTCCTGGAGAGATATCCCCATATCGAAATCGATCTGGTCATCGACGACACGCTGACCGATATCGTTTCGCAAGGCTTCGACGCAGGCATCCGCTCCGGCGAGTGCCTGCAACAGGACATGGTCGCCAGACAGCTCACGCCAGCGCTGAACATGGCCGTGGTAGGCGCACCAGGCTATTTTGCCCGTCGCCCGCCACCACAAGTCCCGACCGATTTACACGAGCACGTCTGTATCAACTATCGCTGGAGTGACTCGAACGCCTTGTCTGCATGGACTTTTCAGGAGGGCAAAAGACGTTTCGAGTTACGGCTAGACCACGCCTTGACCCTCAACGACACCACCCTGATCGCCTCGGCGGTTCTGGAAGGCACCGGACTCGCCTATCTTCCGGCAAATCACCTGCAAACCTATCTCGACAGCGGTGAACTGGTAAGCGTTCTCTCTTCGTGGATACCTTCGATTCCGGGGTTCTATCTCTACTATCCGCACCGCGAGCACATGCCCAGTGCTTTGAGAGCCTTCGTCGATTTTATGGTTGCGCCGTGCTCCAATTGA
- a CDS encoding zinc-dependent alcohol dehydrogenase family protein, which produces MMKAIRRWEMDAIGRERLALVTCEKPRPAADEVLVRVGAVSLNHRDKMVIESGRGLSLAYPFTPGSDMAGTIVELGELVKGFAEGDRVISVFTPDWIDGRRPGNARAPAYRTLGGFYPGVLGEYVAMPAAWLVHAPHTLDDVRASTLPCAGLTAWFALIERAGVKAGDRVLIPGTGSVALFGLLIAKMSGAEVIVATQPEKGERVLALGAGAGCRSLGRSFPRRLDGGDIHADR; this is translated from the coding sequence ATGATGAAAGCGATACGGCGTTGGGAGATGGACGCGATCGGTCGTGAAAGACTGGCATTGGTCACTTGCGAGAAGCCACGCCCCGCGGCGGATGAGGTGCTGGTCAGGGTAGGGGCCGTCTCGCTCAACCACCGTGACAAGATGGTGATCGAGAGTGGCAGGGGACTGTCGCTGGCTTATCCCTTTACACCCGGTTCCGACATGGCCGGCACCATCGTCGAACTGGGAGAGCTAGTGAAGGGGTTTGCCGAGGGAGATCGGGTCATCTCCGTGTTCACGCCCGACTGGATCGATGGGCGTCGACCGGGTAATGCGCGAGCACCGGCCTATCGTACCCTGGGTGGTTTCTACCCCGGCGTTCTCGGCGAATACGTGGCGATGCCGGCCGCCTGGCTGGTTCATGCGCCACACACTCTGGACGATGTCCGGGCCAGTACCTTGCCCTGCGCCGGTCTGACTGCCTGGTTTGCGCTCATTGAGAGAGCCGGCGTCAAGGCGGGGGATAGAGTGCTGATTCCGGGCACCGGTAGCGTGGCGCTATTCGGTCTGCTCATCGCGAAGATGAGCGGGGCCGAGGTGATCGTTGCCACCCAACCGGAGAAAGGTGAACGGGTGCTGGCGCTGGGTGCTGGCGCTGGGTGCCGATCACTGGGTAGATCGTTCCCGCGACGATTGGATGGAGGCGATATACACGCTGACCGATGA
- a CDS encoding zinc-binding dehydrogenase, producing the protein MEAIYTLTDDEGVDHVLDVVGGDNLGVSVQLAAVGGHVCQIGALAGFDVASPAMPLMLKDVTIHGIGTGSRRALERFVRAVDQTRLEPVIAARYSLAELPQALDHLDLGPFGKIVIDMDKD; encoded by the coding sequence ATGGAGGCGATATACACGCTGACCGATGACGAGGGCGTGGATCATGTGCTCGACGTGGTTGGTGGCGATAATCTCGGCGTCTCCGTCCAATTGGCCGCAGTGGGCGGACACGTATGTCAGATTGGTGCATTGGCGGGGTTCGATGTCGCCTCCCCGGCCATGCCGCTAATGCTCAAGGACGTCACGATTCACGGTATCGGCACGGGCAGTCGGCGAGCGCTGGAACGCTTCGTGCGGGCCGTGGATCAAACCCGGCTTGAGCCGGTCATCGCGGCACGCTATTCCCTCGCCGAGCTGCCTCAGGCACTGGATCATCTGGATCTCGGGCCGTTTGGCAAGATTGTAATCGACATGGATAAAGACTGA
- a CDS encoding SDR family oxidoreductase codes for MSIVGKVVLVTGASSGIGEGIARELAAAGACVLLGARRTDRLERIADDIDKSGGIVEVCPLDVTSREEMQGFAQTALDLWGRIDVLINNAGIMPLSPLSACKMDEWEAMVEINIKGVLWGIGAVLPVMERQQAGQIINIASIGALQVMPTSAVYSATKFAVRAISDGLRQESTYLRVTCVNPGVVESELASTITHEDTADVIASYREVALKPADIARAVRQVIEAPESVDTTEITLRPTASAN; via the coding sequence ATGAGTATTGTCGGAAAGGTCGTTTTGGTTACCGGTGCCAGCAGCGGCATTGGAGAAGGCATTGCCCGGGAACTGGCAGCCGCAGGCGCCTGCGTGCTACTGGGCGCACGTCGCACGGACAGGCTTGAGCGCATCGCAGACGACATCGACAAAAGCGGCGGCATTGTCGAAGTATGCCCACTGGATGTCACAAGCAGAGAGGAGATGCAGGGCTTTGCACAGACGGCACTGGACCTGTGGGGTCGCATCGATGTGCTGATCAACAATGCCGGCATCATGCCGCTGTCGCCGCTTTCGGCCTGCAAGATGGATGAATGGGAAGCCATGGTGGAGATCAACATCAAGGGGGTTCTGTGGGGCATTGGCGCGGTTCTGCCGGTGATGGAGCGCCAGCAGGCGGGACAGATCATCAACATCGCCTCCATCGGGGCTCTGCAGGTGATGCCCACCTCGGCGGTGTACTCCGCCACCAAGTTCGCGGTGCGCGCGATATCCGACGGGCTGCGCCAGGAGAGCACCTACCTGCGGGTAACCTGCGTCAATCCCGGCGTCGTCGAAAGTGAACTGGCCTCGACCATCACCCACGAGGACACCGCTGACGTTATTGCGAGCTATCGTGAAGTCGCGCTCAAGCCTGCCGATATCGCACGCGCCGTACGTCAGGTGATCGAGGCTCCTGAAAGCGTCGACACCACTGAAATCACCCTTCGCCCGACAGCCTCGGCCAATTGA
- a CDS encoding LysR family transcriptional regulator, whose product MDLNLLTIFFAVAQAGNFRAAADRLGVTRSAVSQGIRRLEHTLGKPLFNRTTRSVRLTEEGEQLLSALSDPMTEIEAVLEATRDVPALPRGLLRVTATSIAERFLSGPLIASFIEQHPHITLDVTVTDETFDIVAGGFDAGIRLGEVIDQDMIAMPLTGEQRQVAVATPDYLARHGVPQHPRDLAAHRCIGWRPSPEMSPYRWEFEREGRAFAVAVDPQLTTNDMLLMIRVALAGGGITFGMEETFLPWIERGQLVTILDDWLPPFAGFYLYYPSRHTVTPKLRALMEHVRHYR is encoded by the coding sequence ATGGATCTCAATCTTCTGACGATATTTTTCGCCGTGGCCCAAGCGGGCAACTTCAGGGCCGCTGCCGACCGGCTGGGCGTGACACGTTCGGCGGTCAGCCAGGGCATCCGGCGACTTGAGCACACGCTGGGAAAGCCGCTTTTCAATCGCACAACACGTAGCGTGCGGCTGACCGAGGAGGGCGAGCAGTTGCTGAGTGCGCTGTCTGATCCGATGACCGAGATCGAGGCGGTACTGGAAGCCACCCGCGATGTGCCGGCCCTGCCCCGGGGGCTTTTAAGGGTCACGGCAACATCGATCGCGGAGCGGTTTCTGTCAGGGCCCTTGATCGCGTCCTTTATCGAACAACATCCTCATATCACGCTGGATGTCACCGTAACGGATGAGACGTTCGATATCGTCGCTGGCGGCTTCGATGCGGGGATCAGGCTGGGAGAGGTGATCGATCAGGACATGATCGCGATGCCCCTGACCGGCGAGCAGCGTCAGGTCGCCGTTGCCACGCCGGACTATCTGGCGCGTCATGGCGTGCCGCAGCATCCCCGGGATCTGGCGGCCCATCGCTGTATTGGATGGCGTCCCTCACCTGAAATGTCCCCCTATCGATGGGAGTTCGAACGTGAAGGGCGTGCGTTTGCCGTGGCGGTCGACCCACAATTGACCACCAATGACATGCTGCTGATGATTCGTGTCGCGCTGGCCGGTGGCGGGATTACGTTCGGTATGGAGGAGACGTTTCTACCCTGGATCGAGCGCGGCCAACTGGTGACGATACTCGATGACTGGTTGCCGCCTTTTGCCGGCTTCTATCTCTATTATCCGAGCCGCCATACGGTGACGCCGAAATTGCGCGCGCTGATGGAACACGTGCGTCACTATCGATAG
- a CDS encoding NAD(P)H-dependent flavin oxidoreductase — translation MSFSNPFIERLRIHPLIQAPMAGVSTPELAAAVSNAGALGSLGIGASSVSSARQMIEQTAALTTRPFNVNVFCHEPARRDAERELAWLEHLRPLFAECGAEVPTALEEIYPSFLHDDHALQMLIETRPAVVSFHFGLPSAETIQPLRKAGILVMATATSLEEARRAQQRGMDAIVAQGIEAGGHRGLFDPMRPDEQLTTAVLVRLLVSELDVPIIAAGGLMDGHGIRGMLEMGAAAAQLGTAFILCSESAANEGYRASLKSERAATTRLTSALSGRPARGIHNRFIAHAEQAVGLEPAAYPVAYDAAKRLNAAARHLGHHEFAAHWAGQGAPLARELPAAELVSTLMQELTRQR, via the coding sequence GTGTCCTTTTCAAACCCGTTTATCGAAAGGCTGCGTATTCATCCTCTCATTCAGGCGCCCATGGCCGGCGTTTCAACGCCTGAACTGGCCGCTGCAGTCTCCAATGCAGGCGCTCTGGGGTCGCTGGGCATCGGCGCCAGCAGCGTCTCCAGCGCCCGACAGATGATCGAGCAGACTGCGGCGCTGACGACACGCCCCTTTAACGTCAACGTTTTCTGTCACGAGCCCGCCCGACGAGACGCCGAGCGCGAACTGGCCTGGCTTGAACACCTCAGACCACTGTTTGCCGAGTGCGGCGCAGAAGTGCCAACGGCACTTGAGGAAATCTATCCGAGTTTTTTACATGACGATCACGCACTGCAGATGCTGATCGAAACGCGCCCGGCGGTGGTCAGCTTTCATTTCGGCTTACCCTCTGCCGAGACGATTCAGCCCCTGCGCAAGGCCGGCATTCTGGTCATGGCCACGGCCACCAGCCTCGAAGAAGCGCGACGCGCACAGCAACGGGGGATGGATGCCATCGTGGCTCAGGGTATCGAGGCGGGAGGCCATCGCGGCCTGTTTGACCCGATGCGTCCGGATGAGCAACTCACTACTGCGGTGCTTGTTCGCCTGCTCGTCAGCGAGCTTGACGTGCCCATCATTGCGGCCGGCGGCCTCATGGATGGTCACGGCATCAGAGGCATGCTTGAAATGGGAGCGGCGGCCGCTCAGCTGGGGACCGCCTTTATCCTGTGTTCCGAATCGGCAGCCAATGAGGGGTATCGCGCCAGTCTCAAAAGCGAACGCGCCGCTACCACGCGCCTGACGTCAGCCCTGTCGGGGCGACCGGCCCGCGGCATCCATAATCGATTCATTGCCCATGCCGAGCAGGCGGTCGGTCTCGAACCGGCGGCTTATCCCGTGGCCTACGACGCCGCCAAACGCCTGAACGCTGCCGCCCGTCATCTCGGGCATCATGAATTCGCCGCCCACTGGGCAGGCCAGGGCGCGCCACTGGCACGAGAGCTACCGGCAGCCGAACTGGTCTCGACACTGATGCAGGAACTGACGCGCCAGCGGTGA
- a CDS encoding DUF2252 family protein codes for MTDTTEPTRQSLYEQARQHGIEGRSSMSKAELAAALKDAGSSPHPRVGTRLETFRWLANAVAGGEFILRPRILTGLDRRLHVRQTLREDHQTRIADGSEETELKFNQLSDSLFSFFRGTALLFYRDMAGDDGWMPTVLALGDVHPENFGVMPNVDNVPIFSVNDFDEAYYAPFTWDLKRGATGFMIAAETEGELKRKHRVKVVRHFIEGYIEAMQRLARDGTEQDEEMRFDNAPELIRQLFKDAHEARADWLKEDYLDESGQRFRSTDKLVPISTRRDEFQKITDRLIKSNAIKVPQRALTSEGAAMRVKDVAIRRGQGTASLGLDRYYALIEGPQGDGTDDLIIEYKQARRSALAGLVPHTGHEMDTRAERITHAQAVHLIRGDRFYGHVEFDGRSYMSRERAPFRDSIDLDDLSKKEWKQYARICGQVLAGVHALSDEAGKVDYDIEPAIIEAIGPIALFTEDMVAFATQAADRVRRDHEMFQEDHARGAFTQLDRIYR; via the coding sequence ATGACCGACACAACGGAGCCGACACGCCAGTCACTTTACGAGCAGGCACGCCAGCACGGCATCGAAGGACGTTCATCGATGAGCAAGGCAGAACTGGCCGCAGCGCTCAAGGATGCAGGCTCGTCGCCTCATCCAAGGGTCGGCACACGCCTTGAGACCTTTCGTTGGCTGGCCAATGCGGTGGCCGGTGGCGAATTCATCCTGCGCCCGCGGATACTGACCGGCCTTGATCGACGCCTGCATGTGCGCCAGACCCTGCGCGAGGATCACCAGACCCGCATTGCCGATGGCAGCGAGGAGACCGAGCTCAAGTTCAACCAGCTTTCCGACTCGCTGTTCTCCTTCTTTCGCGGCACGGCGCTTTTGTTCTATCGCGATATGGCCGGCGATGACGGCTGGATGCCCACCGTGCTGGCGCTGGGCGACGTCCATCCCGAGAACTTTGGCGTGATGCCCAACGTCGACAACGTACCGATCTTTTCGGTCAATGACTTCGATGAGGCCTACTACGCCCCGTTCACCTGGGATCTCAAGCGCGGTGCCACCGGCTTCATGATTGCTGCCGAAACCGAGGGAGAACTCAAGCGCAAGCACCGGGTCAAGGTCGTGCGCCATTTTATCGAGGGCTATATCGAGGCCATGCAGCGTCTGGCCCGGGACGGCACCGAGCAGGATGAGGAGATGCGCTTTGACAATGCACCGGAGCTGATTCGCCAGCTGTTCAAGGATGCCCATGAGGCGCGGGCCGACTGGCTGAAGGAAGATTATCTCGATGAGAGCGGTCAGCGCTTTCGCTCGACCGACAAGCTGGTACCGATATCCACCCGCCGCGACGAGTTTCAAAAGATCACTGATCGACTGATCAAGAGTAACGCCATCAAGGTACCGCAGCGCGCCCTGACCTCCGAGGGCGCTGCCATGCGCGTCAAGGACGTGGCCATCCGCCGCGGCCAGGGCACCGCCTCATTAGGGCTGGATCGCTATTACGCCCTCATCGAGGGTCCCCAGGGCGATGGCACCGATGATCTGATCATCGAATACAAGCAGGCCAGACGTTCGGCGCTGGCCGGGCTGGTGCCGCACACCGGCCATGAAATGGACACCCGCGCCGAACGCATCACCCACGCTCAGGCGGTACACCTGATTCGGGGCGACCGGTTCTACGGCCATGTCGAGTTTGATGGGCGCAGCTACATGTCTCGCGAGCGCGCGCCCTTTCGCGACAGCATCGACCTGGACGATCTGTCCAAAAAGGAGTGGAAGCAGTACGCCCGCATTTGCGGTCAGGTGCTGGCCGGTGTACACGCCCTGTCTGACGAGGCAGGCAAGGTGGATTACGACATCGAGCCGGCCATTATCGAGGCCATCGGCCCGATAGCGTTATTTACCGAAGACATGGTGGCCTTCGCCACGCAGGCCGCCGACCGCGTGCGCCGCGACCACGAAATGTTTCAGGAGGATCACGCTCGCGGCGCGTTCACGCAGCTGGACCGGATCTATCGATGA